The Aeromicrobium tamlense nucleotide sequence CCGATCGCCACGGCGGCGAGCAGGCCGAGGACGGCCCCGATCCAGGCCAGGGGAGCGTCACCGCTGGACCGGACGGCGCTCCAGAGGAACAGCGCGGTCTCCAGTCCCTCGCGGGCGACGGCGACGAAGCCGATCGCGACCAGTCCCCATCCGGGACCGTCGAGGCGCGCGTCGACCTGGTGCTCGAGCTCGCTCTTGAGACCGCGGGCCGTGCGGGCCATCCAGAAGATCATCCAGGTGACGAGCCCGACGGCGAGGATCGACAGGGTGCCGCCGATGATCTCCTGCGCCTCGAAGCTCAGCCCGTAGGTCCCGAAGGTCAGCAGGGCGCCGAGGCCGAGCGACAGCGCGACCGCGATCGCCACGCCGGCCCAGATGCGGGGCACCACGTCGTCGCGCCCGATCTTGCGGACGTAGGCGATGAGGATGCCGACGACGAGCGAGGCCTCGAGGCCCTCGCGCAGGCCGATCAGGAACGTTCCGAGCATGACTCACCTTCGGTTTCGTGCAGCCCGGCTTAGGGCAGCCTCAGCAAAGGTACTCCCATCCGCGCTCACCCTCGACGCACCCCGGGTGTAGCAAGGGTCACAGGACTCGGTAGCGCTCGTGGCGGCTCAGGGGCGCGTCGAGGTGGCGGTCGTGGAAGTGACCGTGGGACTTCATGTTGTGGTGTTTTCGACAGAGGCAGCGGAGGTTGGTTCCGCTGGTGGATCCGCCGGAGTCGTAGGCCTTCGCGTGGTCGAGGTCGGTCTCGTGGACGGGGGCTCGGCAGCCGGCGACTCGACAGGTGCCGTCGCGCCAGTGCAGTGCTTGGCGGAGTGATTCGGGTGGTCGGTAGGTGAGGACTTGGGTGTCGAGGACGTGTCCGAGGGGGTCGAGGACCAGCCGTCGGAGCACGGCGTGCTCGGAGGTGGCGAGCTCGCGGACCCATGCGGCGCCGACGGGCTCGCCGTCGAGGGTGAGGCCGGGGCCGTTGGTGTAGCCGAGCAGGTCGGTGGCGCTGATGCTGATGGCGATCTCGGCACGGAGGTCGCCGACGGTCCCGGTGTTGGAGGTCAGCCAGTCGGCGACGAGGTCGGCCTGCTTCTGGTCGCGGGTGCGGCGGTCGCGCTCACCCGTGACGGGGTCGATCGTCGGGATCGCGCGGGCGGCCTTGCGCAGCCGTTCGCCGATCGCGATCGCCAGCCCGGTGGGCAGCAGCGCGTTGAACCACGACGTGCCGTCGTCGTTGTGGGTGATCGAGACGCGTCGCTGCTCGACCGCACGGTCGGCCTCGGCCTGCGTCTCCTCGGGCTCGAGCCGTGCCCGCAGCCGACGCAGCCACGACCGCAGCTCGGCCAGCGTGTGAGTAGCCGCGTACTCCGGAGCCGAGTGCTCCAGCGCCGCCCACGCCTCACGCGTCTGGAGCCGCTCGGCCGTCGAGGCGATCGCGGACGTGCGGTCGGCGTCGATGTCACCGGACCGGAACGACTCCCACACCCCCGGCGCCCGCGTCTGCAGCGTGTCGGCCTCGTGGACCATGCCCCACACCTGGTGCTCGGTGGTCCGCAGCGCTCGCGCCAGGTCGAGTGTGACCTCACGCCGGGCCAGATCCTTCGACAGCGGGATGTCATCGACGCGGTCGATCTCGGCCACCCGCATCGCATGGTGGGAGACCACGAACTCCCACTCCTCGAACTCCGCGATCGCACGTGCGCGACGCACCGCGTCACCCGTGACCACCGCTCGGCTCAAGTCCATGAAGCCCAACCTAGTGGGTGCCACCGACAGATTCCGAACGTGAGGTCGAAGCGTCAGCTGGAGGCAGCCTCGGCGAGGGCGGCCACCGCGGCGCCAACGGCCCCAGGGTCGATCAGCTGGTGCAGGTGGGAGCCGTCGAGGCGCCGGACGGGCCAACCCGACGCGGCAGCGAGCTCGTACTCATCCGCGTAGGTGTCGCCGAAGGCGAGGTAGGCGGCCGGTCGCTCGGTCCAACGCTCGGGCACGGGGACGGTGCGCGTGAAGTAGGCGAGCGGCACCCGCGGCTGCTCGCGCTCGACGGCGGCTCGCGTGCCCGGGTCGGGGAAGAGGTGGTCGACGGCGGGCCACCACTGGGTCCAGGGCGGCAGCGTGCCGTCGGGGTCCTCGAGGTCGCGCAGGAAGCCGAGGAACGCCTGAGGGGCGAGCCGGGCCTCGGTCGCCGTGGGCTCGGGCAGTGCCGCGTCGACGTAGACGGTGCCCGTGACGGACAGGACGGTGCCCAGGTGTGCCGCGTACAGCCCCGCATTGCTGTGCGGGACGAGGACGACCGACCGGTCGCCGGCGGCCGCCCTCACGGACTCGACCACGCCCTCCGGCGTGCGCGGCCCGGACCCGAGGTCGACCGTGCTCGCCTCGTGCCCCTGCGCGAACAGCCAGTCCTCGACCGGTCGCCACGTGGCCGGGCCGAGCAGCGGACTGGGGACGAGCAGGAACACCGGGCTCACCGCCGCCGGGCGGGTGTCCTCGGCGGCAGCTCGTGGAGCCGGACGTCGCGCAGGGTCCCCGCGTCGGCGACCGCGGTCATGTACGTGCAGAACGGCTGGCGCCGGCGGTCGGTGGGGGACCCCGGGTTGAGCAGGCGCAGTCCCGACGCCGTCGTGGTGTCCCACGGGATGTGGCTGTGCCCGAAGACCAGCACGTCGGCGTCGGGGTACTCGGCACTGCAGCGCGCCTCGCGGCCCTTCGCGTCGCCGGTCTCGTGGACGACCGCGAACCGCATGCCCTCGATCTCGGAGTGGGCGACGAGCGGCAGCCGCTCGCGCAGGACGCCGTGGTCGTTGTTGCCGTACACCGCGAGCAGCCGCGCGGACCGGGCCTCGAGGGCGTCCAAGGTGTCCACGTCGACCCAGTCGCCCGCGTGAACGACGACGTCCGCCTCGTCGACGGCGGCCCAGACCTCGTCCGGCAGGTCCTTCGCGCGCTTGGGCAGGTGGGTGTCAGCGAGCAGGAGGAGTCGGGTGGCCATGGGGACAGTCAACCGTCTCACTCAGTCGAGCGCCGCCTCGATCTCGCGGCGGGCCGCGTCGTCGTAGCCGACCAGGAGGACGTGCTCGACGCCGAACGTGCCCGCGTGCACCGCACGGACGGCCGCTGCGACCGAGTCGGCCTTCGACCACCCGTAGACGCCGGCCCCGATGAGCGGGAACGCGACCTCACGGGCGCCGAGATCGTCGGCGACCTCCAGCGAGCGCCGGTAGCAGGACTCGAGCAGGGCGACGTCGGTCTGACCGGCATGGCGGTTCGGCCCGACGGTGTGGATGATCCAGCGCGCGGGCAGGTCACCCGCAGTGGTCCAGCCGGCGTCACCGGTCGCGAGACCAACGGGGAACCGGGCGACGCAGTCGGCCAGCACGGCGGGGCCGCCCGCGGCGTGGATCGCGCCGTCGACGCCGCCACCGCCGCGCATGGCGTTGTTCGCGGCGTTGACGATCGCGTCGACCTCCAGCGTCGTGATGTCGGCATGGATCGCGCTGAGCCGGGTCATGTGCCGATCGTAGGTCGAGAGCGCAGGAATAGCCCGACGCCGGAACGCCTTGAACCACCCGTGGACGCGAAGTGGACGACGCCCCTGCTGACCGCGGTCGCACCCGTCGCGTGGGGATCGACGTACTACGTCACCGGCGCCTTCCTCCCGCCCGATCGTCCGCTGTTCGGGGCCCTGATGCGGGCGCTCCCGGTCGGGCTGCTGCTGCTCGCGCTGCGGCCGACCCTGCCCAGCGGCTCGTGGTGGTGGCGCGCCCTGCTGCTCGGCACGCTCAACATCGGCGCGTTCTTCGCCCTGATCTTCGTGGCGGCCTACCGGCTGCCCAGCGGGCTGGCGGCGACGCTGACGGCCACGGCGCCCATCGCGATGATGCTCGTGGCGTGGCTGCTGATCGCCGAGCGCCCACGGCTCGCCTCGCTCGGTGCGGCCGTCCTCGGCATCGCCGGGGTCGCCCTGCTCGTCCTGAGGGCCGGCTTCGCGGTCGACATGGTCGGGGTCGCCGCCTCGCTCGGCGCCGTGGTGATGTCGTCGTTCGGCTACGTGCTGCTCAAGCGGTGGACCGCCCCGGTCGACCTGCTCACCCTCACGGCCTGGCAGCTCGTCGCCGGCGGCCTGCTCCTGCTGCCCGTCGCGCTCGTCGTGGAGGGGCCGCCGCCCGCGCTGGACGCGCCGGCCGTGCTGGGCTTCCTCTACATCGGCCTCGTGGCCACGGGCCTGGCGAACTACCTGTGGTTCCGGGGCCTGCAGCGGATGCCGGCCGCGTCGGTGTCGCTCATCGGCCTGCTGAACCCGGTGGCCGGCACGGTGCTGGGCGTGGCCCTGGCGCACGAGATCTTCGGCCCCGTGCAGGCGATCGGCATGCTGCTGGTGCTGGCGGGCGTGCTGCTGGGCCAGGCGCCCGTGCAGGACGCGCTCGGACGCCTGCTGCGGCGCCGCGAGCGGGTGCCGGTGCGCTGACTCACTCCTCGCGTTCGACCCAGGCCTGGTTGCCGGGCTCGATCACCTCGAGCTCGACCGTGCCGAAGTCGCCGAGGACGAACGTGACCGGCTCGTCGCGGTCGACGCCCTCGGGCAGGTCGAACGTCGACGTGGTCGGCACGTAGTCCATCGTCGCCGGGCGGCCCTCGACCGCGCTCACCTGCACCGTGACGGTCTGGCCCTCGGCACTGGCCTGGCGGACGATCGCGGGATTCGTGCTGCTGCCGTACGTCACCACGTGGATGCGTCCCTCCTCGCCGACGACGACGCCCGCGGGGGAGTCGAGTCGCTCCTCGACGCCGGACGGCACGCCGCGGCTCGGGGCCGGCGTCGCCGACGTCGGCGAGTCGGAGCCGGGGGAGTCGTCCTCGCCACCGCACGCCGTGAGGGCGAGGGCCACCACCGCCAGCACCGCGACTCGGGACAGGATGCGCATGGCGGCTCCTCGATCAGACCGGCAGCAGGCGGGTGACGAAGTGCGTCAGCTGATCGACGTTCGCGCACTCGTGCATGGGGACGATCTCAGCGTAGGCCAGCGCCTCGGAGTCGCCCAGACCCCACCGCGTGTGGTGCTCGGGATTGAGCCAGTAAGTCCGTCGCGACCGCATCGCGATCTCGTGCAGGGCGTCGAAGCGCGGGTTCTGGTTGTTGTTGCGCGCATCGCCCAGGATCAGCACCGCGGTGCGCGGGCCGACCGCGTCGAGGAAGAACTCCTGGAAGTCCAGGAAGGCTTCGCCGTAGTCGCTGCTCGTGTGCCACTTCGTGATCTTCGCCTCGGCGCGGATGCGCGGCTCGATCTCGGCGCCACCGGAGACCGCGCCGTCGCGGACGATCTCGGTGACCTCGGCCATGGCGTTGACGAAGGCGAAGACGCGGACCTTGCTGAACTGCGCGCTCAGTGCCTGCGTCAGCAGCATCGTGAAGTTGGAGAAGCCCGCGACCGAGCCCGAGACGTCGCACAGCAGGACGAGCTCGGGGCGGCTGGGACGCGGCTTCTCGAACACGGGTCGCATCGGGACGCCGCCGGTGCCCATCGCGCGGCGCAGCGTGCGGCGCATGTCGATCTTCCCGCGGCGGCGACGCCGGCGACGGGCGGACAGGCGCGTGGCCAGCACGCGCGCGAGGGGCTGCACCGAGCGGCGCAGCTCCTCGAGCTGCTGGCGGTTCGCGCTGAGGAAGTCCACGCGGTCGCGTGACGAGCGCACGGCGTGGCGGGCGACGAGCTCGCGGCCACGCAGCTCGGCGGAGCGACGCCGGGCCTCGGCCTGCACCATCTCGCGGAAGGCCTCGACGCCCTGACGGACCTCGTCGCGGGCGAGGCGGTCGGTGAACTGCGTGCCGAGGCCCTGCCCGCCCTGGCCCGAACCGCCACCGGGACGCATCGCCATGGCGGCGGCGATGAGCGTCTGGGGCTGGAGCCGGTCGATGGTCTGGTAGGCCGACCAGCCGGCGGTCTCGGTGCCGGGCTGGCCCACCTCGCCGAGCACGTCGACGGCGATCTCCGCGATCTGAGCCAGCGTGCGCGGGTCGCGGTCGAGCAGCGCCATGAGCAGCAGCTCGCGGATCTGCTGGACGTCGAGGTCCTCGTCGGCGTCGCGGGCGGCCTCGGGACGGCCCACGCCGATCGGGAAGAACAGGTCGAAGGTCTGGTCGAAGACGTCGCGCTGACCGCCGCGGCGCACGAGCGCAGCGGCGAGGCCCTCGCGGAGCAGATCGCGGTCGTCGAGGCCCAGCACGCGCATGACGTCGGCCGCGTCGATCGTCTCGCTGGGCCCGGCGTTGACGCCCTTGACGCGCAGCGCCTCGACGAACTCGACCAGCCGGGTGGCGACCTGGGTGCTCATGAGAGAACGGCGTCCAGGTCCAGCTTCGCGCGGGCCTTGTCGATGTCGTCGTTGTGCTTGAGCACGACGCCGAGGCTCTCCGAGACGACCTCGGAGGTCAGGGTGTCGGCGCCGAGGGCCACGAGGGTGCGCGCCCAGTCGAGCGTCTCGGAGACCGAGGGGGCCTTGCGCAGCGGCATCGCGCGCAGGGCGTTGACGACGCGGACCACCGAGTCGGCGAGCGCCTGGTCGAGGTCGGGCACCTTCAGGGCGACGATGTCGCGCTCCAGGTCGGCCGAGGGGAACTCGATGTGCAGGAACAGGCAGCGGCGGCGCAGCGCCTCGCTCAGCTCGCGGGTCGCGTTCGAGGTCAGCACCACGAAGGGGCGCTGGGTCGCCGTCACGGTGCCGAGCTCGGGGATCGTGATCTGGAAGTCGCCCAGGACCTCCAGCAGCAGACCCTCGATCTCGACGTCGGCCTTGTCGGTCTCGTCGATGAGCAGCACCGTGGGGCCCTCGTTGCGGATCGCCGAGAGCAGCGGGCGCGGCAGCAGGAACTCCTCGGAGAAGATGTCCGACTTCGCCTCGCTCCACGTCTCGTCCTGTCCGGCCGAGATGCGCAGCAGCTGCTTCGCGTGGTTCCACTCGTAGATCGCGCGCGACTCGTCGACGCCCTCGTAGCACTGGAGGCGGACGAGCTCGGCGCCGCAGGCCTGGGCGACCGCGCGCGAGAGCTCGGTCTTGCCGACGCCGGCGGGGCCCTCGACGAGCAGCGGCTTGCCCAGCTCGCTGGCGAGGAAGACGGTGGTGGCGACGGCGTCCGAGGCCAGGTAGCCGGCCGTGGCCAGGCGCGCCTTGACGTCGGCGACCGAGGAGAACGGCATGGTGCCCTTGTT carries:
- a CDS encoding metallophosphoesterase family protein, which produces MATRLLLLADTHLPKRAKDLPDEVWAAVDEADVVVHAGDWVDVDTLDALEARSARLLAVYGNNDHGVLRERLPLVAHSEIEGMRFAVVHETGDAKGREARCSAEYPDADVLVFGHSHIPWDTTTASGLRLLNPGSPTDRRRQPFCTYMTAVADAGTLRDVRLHELPPRTPARRR
- a CDS encoding HNH endonuclease signature motif containing protein translates to MDLSRAVVTGDAVRRARAIAEFEEWEFVVSHHAMRVAEIDRVDDIPLSKDLARREVTLDLARALRTTEHQVWGMVHEADTLQTRAPGVWESFRSGDIDADRTSAIASTAERLQTREAWAALEHSAPEYAATHTLAELRSWLRRLRARLEPEETQAEADRAVEQRRVSITHNDDGTSWFNALLPTGLAIAIGERLRKAARAIPTIDPVTGERDRRTRDQKQADLVADWLTSNTGTVGDLRAEIAISISATDLLGYTNGPGLTLDGEPVGAAWVRELATSEHAVLRRLVLDPLGHVLDTQVLTYRPPESLRQALHWRDGTCRVAGCRAPVHETDLDHAKAYDSGGSTSGTNLRCLCRKHHNMKSHGHFHDRHLDAPLSRHERYRVL
- a CDS encoding EamA family transporter → MDAKWTTPLLTAVAPVAWGSTYYVTGAFLPPDRPLFGALMRALPVGLLLLALRPTLPSGSWWWRALLLGTLNIGAFFALIFVAAYRLPSGLAATLTATAPIAMMLVAWLLIAERPRLASLGAAVLGIAGVALLVLRAGFAVDMVGVAASLGAVVMSSFGYVLLKRWTAPVDLLTLTAWQLVAGGLLLLPVALVVEGPPPALDAPAVLGFLYIGLVATGLANYLWFRGLQRMPAASVSLIGLLNPVAGTVLGVALAHEIFGPVQAIGMLLVLAGVLLGQAPVQDALGRLLRRRERVPVR
- a CDS encoding AAA family ATPase, whose amino-acid sequence is MFNKGTMPFSSVADVKARLATAGYLASDAVATTVFLASELGKPLLVEGPAGVGKTELSRAVAQACGAELVRLQCYEGVDESRAIYEWNHAKQLLRISAGQDETWSEAKSDIFSEEFLLPRPLLSAIRNEGPTVLLIDETDKADVEIEGLLLEVLGDFQITIPELGTVTATQRPFVVLTSNATRELSEALRRRCLFLHIEFPSADLERDIVALKVPDLDQALADSVVRVVNALRAMPLRKAPSVSETLDWARTLVALGADTLTSEVVSESLGVVLKHNDDIDKARAKLDLDAVLS
- a CDS encoding macro domain-containing protein — translated: MTRLSAIHADITTLEVDAIVNAANNAMRGGGGVDGAIHAAGGPAVLADCVARFPVGLATGDAGWTTAGDLPARWIIHTVGPNRHAGQTDVALLESCYRRSLEVADDLGAREVAFPLIGAGVYGWSKADSVAAAVRAVHAGTFGVEHVLLVGYDDAARREIEAALD
- the efeU gene encoding iron uptake transporter permease EfeU, encoding MLGTFLIGLREGLEASLVVGILIAYVRKIGRDDVVPRIWAGVAIAVALSLGLGALLTFGTYGLSFEAQEIIGGTLSILAVGLVTWMIFWMARTARGLKSELEHQVDARLDGPGWGLVAIGFVAVAREGLETALFLWSAVRSSGDAPLAWIGAVLGLLAAVAIGWLIYRGIVRINLGTFFTWTGALLIVVAAGILAYGVHDLQEAGVLPGPWTGTTGWAFQLSDTIDPTGLPAALLKGTVGFSPDMTQLEIAVWAIYLVVVGTAYARVVGRPRRAARAASNEGTRA
- a CDS encoding VWA domain-containing protein, encoding MSTQVATRLVEFVEALRVKGVNAGPSETIDAADVMRVLGLDDRDLLREGLAAALVRRGGQRDVFDQTFDLFFPIGVGRPEAARDADEDLDVQQIRELLLMALLDRDPRTLAQIAEIAVDVLGEVGQPGTETAGWSAYQTIDRLQPQTLIAAAMAMRPGGGSGQGGQGLGTQFTDRLARDEVRQGVEAFREMVQAEARRRSAELRGRELVARHAVRSSRDRVDFLSANRQQLEELRRSVQPLARVLATRLSARRRRRRRGKIDMRRTLRRAMGTGGVPMRPVFEKPRPSRPELVLLCDVSGSVAGFSNFTMLLTQALSAQFSKVRVFAFVNAMAEVTEIVRDGAVSGGAEIEPRIRAEAKITKWHTSSDYGEAFLDFQEFFLDAVGPRTAVLILGDARNNNQNPRFDALHEIAMRSRRTYWLNPEHHTRWGLGDSEALAYAEIVPMHECANVDQLTHFVTRLLPV